A region of Micromonospora sp. WMMD882 DNA encodes the following proteins:
- a CDS encoding MFS transporter, which produces MSGLRARPASALRDPALRPLVLAQLVSLTGTHVTALALPTLAVLVLAAGPVAAALIFALGYAARGLTAPLVGVLVDTVRSPRRLLVGVDLLHAAVVATVPVTYLLDVLSLPYLVLVAALSGILAGVTDIAVTAVLPRLVPAERLVGANAALAGARAAGQVTGPALGGLLAQTLGAALAIVVDTLTHLAAAAVLARLRGVTRHHDAPTPTVASARPAGPPPAPTSSSPGPTSPPPGRVAPAAGRWTVLRRSLTDLRSSLREGLATFREIPLLARLALAAAALNVGGAGLGALYTVYAYRTLGLSPFAVGMLWGVNSAAALLAVATARRVTGRFGLRRTIAVFAPIAAGSLLLIPAASLVSQPLVPFVAYEVVFGFCATVWAVASVSTQQRLTPPERLGRVVAFSRTVSILAVPVGALVGGGVAELWGLPVTLTGFALLALAGTTTVAVGIRRRSASDGPDVPAPGAPARRPGAPDGPAAGGPDTLPGAEPADGSGVRKEAFPAR; this is translated from the coding sequence GTGAGCGGGCTCCGGGCGCGTCCGGCGTCGGCGCTGCGCGACCCCGCGCTGCGTCCACTGGTGCTGGCCCAGCTCGTCAGCCTCACCGGCACGCACGTCACCGCGCTGGCGCTGCCCACCCTGGCCGTGCTGGTCCTGGCCGCCGGCCCGGTCGCGGCGGCGCTGATCTTCGCCCTCGGCTACGCCGCCCGGGGCCTGACCGCGCCGCTGGTCGGGGTGCTCGTCGACACCGTCCGCTCACCCCGGCGGCTGCTGGTCGGCGTGGACCTGCTGCACGCGGCCGTGGTGGCCACGGTGCCCGTCACGTACCTGCTGGACGTGCTCTCCCTGCCGTACCTCGTGCTGGTCGCCGCGCTCTCCGGGATCCTCGCCGGAGTCACCGACATCGCGGTCACCGCGGTGCTGCCGCGGCTGGTGCCCGCCGAACGGCTGGTCGGCGCGAACGCCGCCCTCGCCGGGGCCCGGGCCGCCGGCCAGGTCACCGGGCCGGCCCTGGGTGGTCTGCTGGCGCAGACGCTCGGCGCGGCGCTGGCCATCGTCGTCGACACGCTGACCCACCTGGCCGCCGCGGCGGTCCTCGCGCGGCTGCGCGGCGTCACCCGCCACCACGACGCGCCGACCCCGACGGTGGCGTCGGCCCGGCCCGCGGGACCGCCGCCGGCCCCCACCTCGTCCTCGCCGGGCCCCACCTCACCGCCGCCGGGCCGGGTCGCGCCGGCCGCCGGCCGGTGGACCGTCCTGCGCCGCTCCCTCACCGACCTCCGGTCCTCGCTCCGGGAAGGGCTGGCCACCTTCCGGGAGATCCCGCTGCTGGCCCGGCTCGCGCTGGCCGCCGCCGCGCTGAACGTCGGCGGCGCCGGGCTCGGCGCGCTCTACACCGTGTACGCGTACCGGACGCTGGGGTTGAGCCCGTTCGCCGTCGGGATGCTGTGGGGGGTGAACAGCGCGGCGGCGCTGCTCGCCGTGGCCACCGCCCGGCGGGTGACCGGCCGGTTCGGGCTGCGCCGGACGATCGCCGTGTTCGCCCCGATCGCCGCCGGCTCGCTGCTGCTCATCCCGGCCGCGTCGCTGGTAAGTCAACCGCTGGTGCCGTTCGTCGCCTACGAGGTGGTGTTCGGGTTCTGCGCGACGGTGTGGGCGGTGGCGTCGGTGTCGACGCAGCAACGCCTGACCCCACCCGAGCGGCTGGGCCGCGTCGTCGCGTTCAGCCGTACGGTGTCGATCCTGGCGGTGCCGGTGGGCGCGCTGGTCGGCGGCGGTGTGGCCGAGCTGTGGGGGCTGCCGGTCACGCTCACCGGTTTCGCGCTGCTCGCCCTCGCCGGCACCACCACGGTCGCCGTCGGCATCCGACGTCGGTCGGCGTCCGACGGCCCGGACGTGCCGGCGCCCGGCGCCCCGGCCAGGCGCCCCGGCGCCCCGGACGGGCCGGCGGCCGGCGGCCCGGACACGTTGCCCGGCGCGGAGCCGGCCGACGGGTCGGGCGTCAGGAAGGAGGCGTTCCCCGCACGGTGA
- a CDS encoding cytochrome P450, producing METSAHPAPDYPFLEYAELGLDPRLDVARHSGALLRVRLPYAGEAWLATRYHDVRKVLTDPRFSRAAAMGPDVPRQTPDPPFVSTIMDVDRGEHGRLRRLVAVAFTERRVDELRPYVREVTHRLLDDLLRQGPPVDLVRALALPLPMTVICRTLGVPLADRDEFRRWTESLLALRRITAEEFRNVVDALEAYLRDLIRQRRERPTDDLLSALVAARDSGSRLSEQELLSFGVTLLAAGFETTASHIASSTYLLLTRPGLWDGLRAAPERLPSTVEELLRYVPLNGGAGLARVAVADVEFDQVTVRAGEAVFVSTISANRDEDAFPDAGTFRPDREPAPHLAFGWGPHRCLGARLATMELHEALAVLLDRAPALRLAVPPADVSWKTGTILRGPRELPVTW from the coding sequence GTGGAGACATCCGCGCACCCGGCGCCCGACTACCCGTTCCTGGAGTACGCCGAGCTCGGGCTGGACCCGAGGCTGGACGTGGCCCGGCACAGCGGCGCCCTGCTGCGGGTCCGGCTGCCGTACGCGGGCGAGGCGTGGCTGGCCACCCGCTACCACGACGTGCGGAAGGTGCTCACCGACCCCCGGTTCAGCCGGGCCGCCGCGATGGGACCCGACGTGCCCCGGCAGACGCCGGACCCGCCCTTCGTCAGCACCATCATGGACGTCGACCGGGGCGAACACGGCCGGCTCCGCCGGCTGGTGGCGGTGGCGTTCACCGAACGCCGCGTCGACGAGCTGCGGCCGTACGTGCGCGAGGTGACCCACCGGCTCCTCGACGACCTGCTCCGGCAGGGGCCGCCGGTGGACCTGGTCCGGGCGCTGGCGCTGCCGCTGCCGATGACGGTGATCTGTCGGACGCTCGGCGTGCCGCTGGCCGACCGGGACGAGTTCCGCCGGTGGACCGAATCCCTGCTCGCCCTGCGCAGGATCACCGCCGAGGAGTTCCGGAACGTGGTCGACGCGCTGGAGGCGTACCTGCGAGACCTGATCCGGCAGCGCCGTGAGCGCCCGACCGACGACCTGCTCAGCGCGCTGGTCGCGGCCCGCGACTCCGGCAGCCGGCTCAGCGAGCAGGAGCTGCTCTCCTTCGGGGTGACCCTGCTCGCCGCCGGGTTCGAGACCACCGCCAGCCACATCGCCTCCTCGACGTACCTGCTGCTGACCCGGCCCGGGCTCTGGGACGGCCTGCGGGCCGCGCCGGAGCGGTTGCCGTCGACCGTCGAGGAGCTGCTGCGGTACGTGCCGCTCAACGGTGGCGCCGGCCTGGCCCGGGTGGCCGTCGCCGACGTCGAGTTCGACCAGGTCACGGTGCGGGCCGGCGAGGCGGTCTTCGTCTCCACCATCTCCGCCAACCGCGACGAGGACGCCTTCCCCGACGCCGGGACGTTCCGGCCCGACCGGGAGCCGGCGCCGCACCTGGCGTTCGGCTGGGGCCCCCACCGCTGCCTGGGCGCGCGCCTGGCCACCATGGAGCTGCACGAGGCGCTGGCCGTCCTGCTCGACCGGGCGCCGGCCCTCCGGCTGGCCGTACCGCCCGCCGACGTGTCCTGGAAGACCGGCACCATCCTGCGTGGGCCCCGCGAGCTGCCGGTCACCTGGTGA
- a CDS encoding DUF5825 family protein has translation MPTVTHPAADLPAITPDLAYRTVDEDTVLTFGRSLAEDLDLLRYLREVTSHAVRLRWRLAGTPSFPLHTHVHLVAPSGGVDADAARYAGHWTAGYRYGSFFYRQGPGFVMLKDVRPDSEDARLTIDEGAEHFLAMAAACRTQELTPAAQALVDTVAEAGLLLRVDDRLLVLPYRLRHWPVPYLAV, from the coding sequence ATGCCGACCGTCACGCATCCCGCCGCGGACCTGCCGGCGATCACCCCGGACCTGGCCTACCGCACCGTCGACGAGGACACCGTGCTCACCTTCGGCCGTTCCCTCGCCGAGGACCTCGACCTCCTGCGCTACCTGCGCGAGGTCACCAGCCACGCGGTACGGCTGCGGTGGCGGCTGGCCGGGACGCCGTCGTTCCCGCTGCACACCCACGTGCACCTGGTGGCGCCCTCCGGCGGGGTGGACGCCGACGCCGCCCGGTACGCCGGGCACTGGACCGCCGGCTACCGCTACGGCAGCTTCTTCTACCGCCAGGGCCCGGGCTTCGTCATGCTCAAGGACGTCCGCCCGGACAGCGAGGACGCCCGGCTCACCATCGACGAGGGCGCCGAGCACTTCCTCGCCATGGCGGCGGCGTGCCGGACCCAGGAGCTGACGCCGGCCGCCCAGGCGCTGGTGGACACCGTGGCGGAGGCCGGGCTGCTGCTGCGGGTCGACGACCGGCTGCTCGTCCTGCCCTACCGGCTGCGGCACTGGCCGGTGCCGTACCTGGCCGTCTGA
- a CDS encoding RiPP maturation radical SAM C-methyltransferase has protein sequence MSVCLVAMPWQSLESPSLPLGLLRAAVTRAGLPTPRTYHANLRWAEFLLARTDEELGPREYTKVAEEGLFDGLGDWVFTGVLHADAEFAVDTLRDYARERDLDLTAVRRMRGHAADFVELVVDEVLATGPEVVGFSTTFMQNVPSLAVARRIRERAPDVRIVFGGGNCDGPMGAALHRNYPWVDLVVRGEGEVAFPALLAALATGGSPEALRAVPGLCWRDADGTLRQNPQPAPLPMTKVPTPDFDDWFARMEVSPVHPHVEPKLVLETARGCWWGEKHHCTFCGLNGTLMAFRAKDPDTVLTELGELTGRHRVLDVIVVDNIIDNGFFATVLPRIAELEWDLRLHYEVKSNLKPQEIAAFRAARVNHVQPGIESLVSPVLKIMDKGVAGARNVRTLRDCESAGLTVTWNWLYGFPGERLADYLPVLRQIPALMHLQPPSGTSRILLERFSPYFENPALGFPRRRTAQSYRHVYDLAEEELHDMVYLFDSPPAGISEDEAQPLRDLLDAWADGYPDSSLVRVDEPDAIVVQDRRAGWAAVDHRLDDPLSRAVYQATEPGRSLPAVRREVAAAGLTADETRLRGVLDDLLTRGLVFVENGQWLALATATVPIKVG, from the coding sequence GTGTCCGTGTGCCTCGTCGCGATGCCGTGGCAGTCGCTGGAGTCGCCGTCACTGCCGCTCGGCCTGCTGCGGGCCGCGGTGACCCGGGCCGGCCTGCCCACCCCGCGCACGTACCACGCCAACCTGCGGTGGGCGGAGTTCCTGCTGGCCCGCACCGACGAGGAGCTGGGCCCCCGGGAGTACACGAAGGTCGCCGAGGAGGGCCTGTTCGACGGGCTCGGCGACTGGGTCTTCACCGGCGTCCTGCACGCCGACGCCGAGTTCGCGGTCGACACCCTGCGCGACTACGCCCGCGAACGCGACCTCGACCTGACCGCCGTGCGCCGGATGCGCGGGCACGCGGCCGACTTCGTCGAGCTGGTCGTCGACGAGGTGCTGGCGACCGGCCCGGAGGTGGTCGGGTTCAGCACCACGTTCATGCAGAACGTGCCGAGCCTGGCGGTGGCCAGGCGGATCCGGGAACGCGCCCCCGACGTACGGATCGTCTTCGGCGGCGGCAACTGCGACGGACCGATGGGCGCCGCCCTGCACCGCAACTACCCGTGGGTGGACCTCGTCGTGCGGGGCGAGGGTGAGGTGGCGTTCCCCGCGCTGCTCGCCGCGTTGGCCACCGGCGGGTCCCCCGAGGCGCTGCGCGCCGTGCCCGGCCTGTGCTGGCGGGACGCCGACGGCACGCTCCGGCAGAACCCGCAGCCGGCGCCGCTGCCCATGACGAAGGTCCCGACGCCCGACTTCGACGACTGGTTCGCCCGGATGGAGGTCTCCCCCGTCCACCCGCACGTCGAGCCGAAACTGGTGCTGGAGACCGCCCGGGGCTGCTGGTGGGGTGAGAAGCACCACTGCACGTTCTGCGGGCTCAACGGCACCCTGATGGCGTTCCGCGCCAAGGACCCGGACACCGTGCTCACCGAGCTCGGCGAGTTGACCGGACGGCACCGGGTGCTGGACGTCATCGTGGTCGACAACATCATCGACAACGGGTTCTTCGCCACCGTGCTACCCCGCATCGCCGAGCTGGAGTGGGACCTGCGGCTGCACTACGAGGTCAAGTCCAACCTGAAGCCGCAGGAGATCGCCGCGTTCCGGGCCGCCCGGGTCAACCACGTGCAACCCGGCATCGAGAGCCTGGTCTCGCCGGTACTCAAGATCATGGACAAGGGGGTGGCCGGGGCCCGCAACGTGCGGACGCTGCGCGACTGCGAGTCCGCCGGGCTCACCGTCACCTGGAACTGGCTGTACGGTTTCCCCGGTGAACGCCTGGCCGACTACCTTCCGGTGCTCCGCCAGATCCCGGCCCTGATGCACCTGCAACCGCCCTCCGGCACGTCCCGGATCCTCCTCGAACGCTTCAGTCCGTACTTCGAGAACCCGGCGCTGGGCTTCCCGCGACGCCGCACCGCGCAGTCGTACCGGCACGTCTACGACCTGGCCGAGGAGGAGCTGCACGACATGGTGTACCTGTTCGACAGCCCGCCCGCCGGCATCTCCGAGGACGAGGCGCAGCCGCTGCGCGACCTGCTCGACGCCTGGGCCGACGGGTACCCGGACAGCTCCCTGGTCCGCGTCGACGAGCCGGACGCCATCGTCGTGCAGGACCGTCGGGCCGGCTGGGCGGCCGTCGACCACCGGCTCGACGACCCGCTCAGCCGGGCGGTCTACCAGGCCACCGAGCCGGGCCGGTCGCTGCCCGCGGTACGCCGGGAGGTGGCCGCCGCCGGGCTGACCGCCGACGAGACGCGACTGCGGGGCGTCCTCGACGACCTGCTCACCAGGGGCCTGGTGTTCGTCGAGAACGGCCAGTGGCTCGCCCTCGCCACCGCCACCGTCCCGATCAAGGTGGGTTGA
- a CDS encoding ferritin-like domain-containing protein: MTLLRPDDLDGDELAYRIFQVTRDREPWRIEDVLRQGRFSTDPVRAERAWRVASAGYYAEQAGLVAAATLAAETEDAPLRFSLALATADEARHADAFYRYAKAVGGEPADALDTMQPLDDGLTALPYMGRALVHTMLEGLAADEFVLLGEVFAGDPLGRLYHHVRRDEIRHVAIGLNYLARATRTAQGRDAWQAHAQQWHDIGYGLTGLEQVAAALAEHTGRDAAAVQAWFLRRHRARLTAAGITIRT; the protein is encoded by the coding sequence GTGACGCTGCTGCGACCGGACGACCTGGACGGCGACGAGCTGGCGTACCGGATCTTCCAGGTGACCCGGGACCGGGAGCCCTGGCGGATCGAGGACGTGCTGCGGCAGGGCCGGTTCAGCACCGACCCGGTCCGGGCCGAACGCGCCTGGCGGGTCGCCTCCGCCGGCTACTACGCCGAGCAGGCCGGACTGGTGGCCGCGGCGACCCTCGCCGCGGAGACCGAGGACGCCCCGCTGCGGTTCAGCCTCGCGCTCGCCACCGCCGACGAGGCCCGGCACGCCGACGCCTTCTACCGGTACGCCAAGGCGGTCGGCGGCGAGCCCGCCGACGCCCTCGACACCATGCAGCCCCTCGACGACGGGTTGACCGCCCTGCCCTACATGGGCCGGGCACTGGTGCACACCATGCTGGAGGGGCTGGCCGCCGACGAGTTCGTCCTGCTCGGCGAGGTCTTCGCCGGGGACCCGCTCGGCCGGCTCTACCACCACGTCCGCCGCGACGAGATCCGGCACGTGGCGATCGGGCTGAACTACCTGGCCCGGGCCACCCGCACCGCGCAGGGGCGGGACGCCTGGCAGGCGCACGCCCAGCAGTGGCACGACATCGGCTACGGGCTCACCGGCCTGGAGCAGGTCGCGGCGGCGCTGGCCGAGCACACCGGCCGGGACGCCGCGGCCGTCCAGGCCTGGTTCCTCCGGCGGCACCGGGCGAGGCTCACCGCCGCCGGGATCACGATCCGGACCTGA
- a CDS encoding LuxR family transcriptional regulator gives MSGRGVRLVGRTDELRTLVGALAAARDGAGRALFLVGGRGAGKSLLAAVAGDLATGAAMPTLQGRCSVIGPPIALRPLREALVTVGDLLSPQEVAELGPHRRALTRLASGSALPGPTGSAGSPGPDPLAFGEGILRLTGLAGRGRGCLLVLEDLHDADGETLAILDYLVDHLRRQPVTLVGTLRADAGPALDLVRAAARRGACRVVELRPLGPDDLRRLAAVRLGVHPDELPGSVPDLLRAGSGGNPELAGGTLGELLDAGALRLTPTGWRVTTPVDVPVPSLSRPVTALAPRQRDLLLLGALLGPSFSRAVLRRATGRPDRDVRDDLCQEAVARLVRPDRSDPDRYTFVHPLVRDALRATVDPAARRVLARRAAEAVAAAHPDGPPCPWTLAALWHDAGAPAAAGRVLATAGRSAYARGAAQEAARLLGRAATLLAEAEAEAEAEADGLSARAAVLEDLIDALTEAGSVDRALGQVTAVDALADRLDPARRARLHTALARAAGAAGHVTDGLRHVEVARALVGPDARDADTAPIDVAAAQLAAQTPDRSPGAEAAARRAVAVAARAALPDVAFRADLLLGELTRAGDPAAATVHLTRAWSVAVHRHVPLWELHATLRLGDDDALRTGDLERLNLARRTAGRVGATSARHEAESRLALHAVLRGEFATAELLTERLLADTVPAGQLRLARHALLVRATAAAHQGRPRAMVDALGEHRRHGGDPARHASWIHGLARVFVALLREDRARALHESHRAARADLDDPIGCPLAGRHGLHLLLRAVTGDLDPPPETGPTAAPVGRLRWNHHFHLLAGAVLAGRAGRTEQARAAVDEAQRVAAPYPVARHLGLRLVSEAAMVDGWGEPVGWLRVAEEHFHRADVPEVAAACRRLLRRAGSRSFQRRAGVDDVPAGLRARGVTPREYEVLRLLAERLSNREIAERLHLSARTVEKHVASLLAKTGQPDRIAVGRLAPTDDGPG, from the coding sequence ATGTCGGGGCGGGGCGTGCGGCTGGTGGGCAGGACCGACGAACTGCGTACCCTCGTCGGCGCGCTGGCGGCCGCCCGCGACGGCGCCGGCCGGGCGCTCTTCCTCGTCGGCGGGCGCGGCGCCGGAAAGTCCCTGCTGGCCGCCGTCGCCGGAGACCTCGCCACCGGCGCGGCCATGCCCACTCTCCAGGGCCGGTGCAGCGTGATCGGTCCACCGATCGCCCTGCGTCCCCTGCGCGAGGCGCTGGTGACCGTCGGCGACCTGTTGTCCCCGCAGGAGGTCGCGGAGCTGGGGCCGCACCGCCGGGCGCTGACCCGACTGGCGTCGGGGTCGGCGCTGCCCGGCCCCACCGGGTCGGCGGGCAGCCCCGGGCCCGACCCGCTCGCGTTCGGCGAGGGGATCCTCCGACTCACCGGCCTGGCCGGCCGGGGCCGCGGCTGCCTGCTGGTCCTGGAGGACCTGCACGACGCCGACGGGGAGACCCTGGCCATCCTCGACTACCTGGTCGACCACCTGCGCCGGCAACCGGTCACCCTGGTCGGCACCCTGCGCGCCGACGCCGGCCCGGCCCTCGACCTGGTCCGGGCCGCCGCCCGGCGGGGCGCCTGCCGGGTCGTGGAGCTGCGCCCGCTGGGCCCGGACGACCTGCGCAGGCTGGCCGCCGTCCGCCTGGGCGTCCACCCGGACGAGCTGCCCGGGTCCGTGCCCGACCTGCTCCGGGCGGGCAGCGGAGGCAATCCCGAGCTGGCCGGGGGGACGCTCGGCGAGCTGCTCGACGCGGGGGCGCTGCGCCTCACCCCGACCGGCTGGCGGGTCACCACGCCGGTGGACGTCCCCGTGCCGTCCCTGAGCCGCCCGGTCACCGCGCTGGCCCCACGGCAGCGTGACCTCCTGCTGCTCGGCGCGCTGCTCGGGCCGTCGTTCTCCCGCGCCGTGCTGCGCCGGGCCACCGGCCGCCCCGACCGGGACGTGCGCGACGACCTGTGTCAGGAGGCGGTGGCCCGGCTGGTCCGGCCGGACCGGTCCGACCCGGACCGGTACACCTTCGTCCATCCGCTGGTGCGCGACGCGCTGCGCGCCACCGTCGACCCGGCCGCCCGACGCGTGCTGGCCCGGCGGGCCGCCGAGGCGGTGGCCGCCGCCCACCCGGACGGGCCGCCGTGCCCGTGGACGCTCGCGGCCCTGTGGCACGACGCCGGCGCCCCGGCCGCCGCCGGCCGCGTCCTGGCCACGGCGGGGCGGAGCGCGTACGCGCGGGGCGCGGCCCAGGAGGCGGCGCGCCTGCTCGGCCGGGCCGCCACGCTTCTCGCCGAAGCCGAAGCCGAAGCCGAAGCCGAAGCCGACGGCCTGTCGGCCCGGGCCGCCGTGCTGGAGGATCTCATCGACGCGCTCACCGAGGCCGGGTCGGTGGACCGGGCGCTCGGGCAGGTCACCGCCGTCGACGCCCTCGCCGACCGGCTCGACCCGGCGCGCCGGGCCCGCCTGCACACCGCGCTGGCCCGGGCGGCGGGCGCCGCCGGACACGTCACGGACGGACTGCGCCACGTCGAGGTGGCCCGCGCCCTGGTGGGCCCGGACGCCCGCGACGCGGACACCGCGCCGATCGACGTGGCCGCCGCCCAGCTCGCCGCGCAGACACCGGACAGGTCACCCGGCGCCGAGGCGGCGGCACGGCGGGCCGTGGCGGTGGCCGCCCGCGCGGCGCTGCCGGACGTCGCGTTCCGGGCCGATCTGCTGCTGGGCGAGCTGACCCGGGCCGGTGACCCGGCCGCGGCCACCGTCCACCTCACCCGGGCCTGGTCGGTGGCGGTCCACCGGCACGTGCCGCTCTGGGAACTGCACGCCACGCTCCGCCTCGGCGACGACGACGCGCTACGCACCGGGGACCTGGAACGGTTGAATCTGGCCCGTCGGACGGCCGGCCGGGTCGGCGCCACGAGCGCCCGCCACGAGGCGGAGTCCCGGCTGGCCCTGCACGCGGTGCTGCGCGGCGAGTTCGCCACCGCCGAGCTGCTCACCGAGCGGCTGCTCGCCGACACCGTGCCGGCCGGGCAGCTCCGGCTCGCCCGGCACGCCCTGCTGGTGCGGGCCACCGCCGCGGCCCACCAGGGGCGGCCACGGGCCATGGTCGACGCGCTCGGCGAGCACCGCCGGCACGGCGGAGACCCCGCCCGGCACGCGTCCTGGATCCACGGGCTGGCCCGGGTCTTCGTCGCCCTGCTCCGGGAGGACCGGGCCCGCGCCCTGCACGAGTCCCACCGGGCCGCCCGCGCCGATCTGGACGACCCGATCGGTTGCCCCCTCGCCGGACGGCACGGACTGCACCTGCTGCTGCGGGCGGTGACCGGCGACCTCGACCCGCCCCCGGAGACCGGGCCGACCGCCGCGCCGGTCGGCCGGCTCCGCTGGAACCACCACTTCCACCTGCTCGCCGGGGCCGTCCTCGCCGGGCGGGCCGGCCGGACGGAGCAGGCGCGGGCCGCCGTGGACGAGGCGCAGCGGGTGGCCGCGCCGTACCCGGTGGCCCGGCACCTCGGGCTCCGTCTGGTCAGCGAGGCGGCGATGGTCGACGGCTGGGGGGAACCGGTGGGCTGGCTCCGCGTCGCCGAGGAACACTTCCACCGCGCCGACGTGCCGGAGGTGGCCGCGGCCTGTCGCCGGCTGCTCCGCCGGGCCGGCTCCCGGTCCTTCCAGCGGCGCGCCGGCGTCGACGACGTGCCCGCCGGCCTGCGTGCCCGGGGGGTCACCCCACGCGAGTACGAGGTGCTGCGGCTGCTCGCCGAGCGGCTCAGCAACCGTGAGATCGCCGAGCGGCTGCACCTGTCCGCCCGGACCGTGGAGAAACACGTGGCGAGTCTGCTCGCCAAGACCGGCCAACCTGACCGGATCGCGGTCGGTCGGCTCGCCCCGACGGACGACGGACCGGGCTGA
- a CDS encoding PLP-dependent aminotransferase family protein: MDDDSSARIVAELRRWIATAAPGARLPSTRTLVARHAVSPVTVQKALRTLGAQGMVESRPGVGSFVRAAPAARPHDYGWQTAALGSPPSRASRLSTALRTVPNDMIALHSGYPDRELLPGRLVRAAFTRAARGDAAVSRPPAAGLPELQQWFAAELGAAAPVGVTPPTPRDVVVFPGSQSGLSTAFRALVGAGRPLLVESPTYWGAILAAAQAGVPVVPVPTGAHGPDPEELDRAFDRTGARACYAQPNFANPTGARWSPALADRVLAVVRRHGAFLIEDDWAHDFGIVDDPTPIAARDDGGHVVYLRSLTKSVSPAVRIAGMVVRGPARARVLADAQAESMYVSGLLQSVALDVVTQPAWRSHLRNLRHQLAARRDLLVAALREHVPAARLDAVPPGGLNVWARLPDTTDLTRLVRDCEGAGVVVAPGDEWFPAEPTGAYLRLPYSGPDPGAFSAGARVIGEALARQQDP, encoded by the coding sequence ATGGATGACGATAGCAGCGCGCGGATCGTCGCCGAGCTGCGCCGCTGGATCGCGACGGCCGCGCCGGGGGCGCGACTGCCGTCCACCCGGACCCTGGTGGCCCGCCACGCGGTGAGCCCGGTCACCGTGCAGAAGGCCCTGCGGACCCTGGGCGCACAGGGGATGGTGGAGAGCCGTCCCGGGGTGGGCTCCTTCGTCCGGGCCGCCCCGGCGGCCCGCCCGCACGACTACGGCTGGCAGACGGCGGCGCTCGGCTCGCCGCCGAGCCGCGCGTCCCGGCTGTCCACGGCGCTACGGACCGTCCCGAACGACATGATCGCGCTGCACTCCGGCTACCCGGACCGGGAGTTGCTGCCCGGACGTCTGGTGCGGGCCGCGTTCACCCGCGCGGCCCGCGGTGACGCCGCGGTCAGCCGGCCGCCGGCCGCCGGTCTGCCGGAGCTGCAACAGTGGTTCGCCGCCGAGCTCGGCGCTGCCGCCCCGGTCGGGGTGACCCCGCCGACGCCCCGCGACGTGGTGGTCTTCCCCGGCAGTCAGAGCGGCCTCAGCACCGCGTTCCGGGCCCTCGTCGGCGCCGGACGTCCGCTGCTGGTGGAGTCCCCGACCTACTGGGGGGCGATCCTCGCCGCCGCCCAGGCCGGCGTGCCCGTGGTGCCCGTCCCCACCGGCGCGCACGGCCCGGACCCGGAGGAGCTGGACCGGGCGTTCGACCGGACCGGCGCGCGGGCGTGCTACGCGCAGCCGAACTTCGCCAACCCGACCGGCGCCCGGTGGTCACCGGCCCTGGCCGACCGGGTCCTGGCCGTCGTCCGTCGGCACGGCGCGTTCCTGATCGAGGACGACTGGGCGCACGACTTCGGCATCGTCGACGACCCGACGCCGATCGCCGCCCGGGACGACGGCGGACACGTCGTCTACCTGCGCTCGTTGACCAAGAGCGTCTCCCCGGCCGTCCGCATCGCCGGGATGGTCGTCCGCGGTCCGGCCCGCGCCCGGGTGCTGGCCGACGCGCAGGCCGAGTCGATGTACGTCAGCGGCCTCCTCCAGTCCGTCGCGCTCGACGTGGTCACCCAGCCCGCGTGGCGCAGCCACCTGCGCAACCTCCGCCACCAGCTCGCCGCCCGCCGGGACCTGCTCGTCGCGGCGTTGCGGGAGCACGTGCCCGCCGCCCGGCTCGACGCCGTGCCGCCGGGCGGGCTGAACGTCTGGGCCCGACTGCCGGACACCACCGACCTGACCCGACTGGTACGCGACTGTGAGGGCGCCGGCGTCGTCGTCGCCCCCGGCGACGAGTGGTTCCCCGCCGAGCCGACCGGGGCCTACCTGCGGCTGCCCTACTCCGGCCCCGACCCGGGGGCCTTCTCGGCGGGGGCACGTGTCATCGGCGAGGCGCTGGCCCGCCAGCAGGACCCCTGA